One Vigna unguiculata cultivar IT97K-499-35 chromosome 7, ASM411807v1, whole genome shotgun sequence genomic region harbors:
- the LOC114190552 gene encoding increased DNA methylation 1-like, with amino-acid sequence MREGLRSRARLGTVSGGEEVVHKKKVVVKSEAVDKGGEGLEVQNSTIEKKGEVALDVKEECGFDLNVSASGEVDLEENESGKGCFSGGGDTVVVEVDKKAKKEQGSNNEVLVGGRVLRSRSKGVKDRRVYYGESEDAVSESDRECSGVETVKVKTECEEAGEFLADSYENEKAKVKKAENGTGNLKRKRGRPPKIKLKVEDQPVHQSPRKRGRPPLASKQNHVVVHNRKEKVVLRKDKKSLTMRRDANVNAIDDADSRKSAGVELEKKEVSSVKKSKFTKALETGNNVVASPVRSNTDNALVSEKSGRNRVKQLVRDQIKEILSAAGWTVDYRPRNGREYHDAVYVSLDGHTHWSITLAYKRLKEYYEAGNGEGKAYGPGFKFTPIAAEDFQILTKVIKKQRQGKVKSVKKGGKGGNKNKGRSGSGAAVGKSVKRKMKRKRSPGDTDSISPNRMPVLVRDHKRHKTQHKLRSGPLVRNAKEIDSETEGYVLYSGKRTLFAWMIDLGTVLLNAKVHYKAPEDKSAALDGKITGDGIHCGCCDKVITISEFEVHAGRKFGDPLQNIYVEEGKSLLQCLLDSWNKQDESERQGFHFVDVAGEDPNDDTCGVCGDGGDLICCDGCPSTFHQDCLDIQKFPSGDWHCIYCCCKFCGSVNGCSDQKDSDDDLTVSKLLTCRLCEQKYHRSCIEANDCNTIDYNDVIFCGNRCQELSERLEMLLGVRHEIEDGYAWTFIRRSDVGIDDSQKKPQMVECNSKLAVALSIMDECFMPYIDHRSGVNLIHSILYNRGSNFNRLNYSGFVTAILERGDEMICAASIRIHGNQLAEMPFIGTRYMYRRQGMCRRLLNAIELGLSSLNVELLVIPAISELRETWTSVFGFEPLESTIKQTVHNTNLLVFPHVDMLQKKISKHDMASHNPIPSEAVNQIAYNCNGAGSSGSDLINYIEIPPCPNTCQINDEATSNESDCHLPEGSVNNVPAVASNINGCRQSTKDDTCEVVCHTGDENPVMDNTKKNVCEDVTDTSGVAGDGQLNTTSCINTEATKVQCVNVSLEVTENLPNHVAVSNEVLSNNKSAEDSEPCGTESITRDSKLSADSIHQDSSIVSDSCKLRSDTDCGQQNIIGTEEKRGEFISVCGSNGRPNGDCASGEGTAATNELLHLPSQDMTNKKPWVKGSSDLPEPDLQVDQTEENSAPSPWSPNTASGCASTGSASRGSTEGIFLSNQAS; translated from the exons ATGAGAGAGGGGCTGAGATCGCGGGCGCGTTTGGGGACGGTTTCTGGAGGCGAAGAAGTTGTTCACAAGAAAAAGGTTGTTGTGAAGAGCGAGGCTGTTGATAAGGGTGGTGAGGGTTTGGAGGTGCAGAACTCAACGATTGAGAAGAAGGGTGAAGTTGCACTTGATGTTAAAGAAGAATGTGGCTTTGATTTGAATGTGAGTGCAAGTGGTGAGGTTGACTTGGAAGAGAATGAGAGTGGTAAGGGTTGTTTTAGTGGTGGGGGTGATACTGTAGTAGTTGAGGTAGATAAGAAGGCAAAGAAGGAGCAAGGTTCAAATAATGAAGTACTGGTTGGGGGTCGAGTGTTGCGCTCAAGGTCTAAGGGGGTGAAGGATAGAAGAGTGTATTATGGAGAGAGTGAGGATGCTGTTTCTGAGAGTGATAGAGAATGTAGTGGGGTTGAGACGGTGAAAGTTAAGACGGAATGTGAAGAAGCTGGTGAATTTTTGGCTGATAGTTATGAGAATGAAAAAGCTAAGGTGAAGAAGGCAGAGAATGGCACAGGGAATTTGAAACGAAAGCGTGGGAGGCCTCCCAAAATAAAGTTGAAAGTGGAAGATCAACCAGTTCATCAGTCGCCACGTAAGCGTGGAAGACCCCCTCTTGCCAGCAAACAAAACCATGTGGTGGTGcataatagaaaagaaaaggttGTCCTtcgaaaagataaaaagagttTAACTATGAGACGTGATGCTAATGTGAATGCAATTGATGATGCGGATTCAAGGAAATCTGCTGGGGTTGAGTTAGAAAAGAAGGAAGTCTCTTCTGTCAAGAAGTCTAAATTCACTAAGGCTTTGGAAACTGGGAACAATGTGGTGGCCTCACCAGTAAGATCAAATACTGATAATGCACTTGTCTCCGAGAAAAGTGGAAGAAATAGAGTTAAGCAGTTAGTGAGGGATCAAATAAAGGAAATTCTCTCAGCTGCCGGCTGGACAGTTGACTATAGACCTAGGAATGGTAGAGAGTACCATGATGCAGTTTATGTTAGTCTGGACGGACACACGCACTGGTCAATCACCTTGGCCTACAAAAGGCTTAAAGAGTATTATGAAGCTGGTAATGGTGAAGGTAAGGCATATGGGCCGGGCTTCAAATTTACACCAATAGCAGCTGAGGATTTCCAAATACTCACTAAGGTAATTAAAAAGCAAAGACAAGGGAAGGTTAAATCTGTAAAGAAAGGGGGAAAGGGTGGGAATAAAAACAAAGGAAGGTCAGGTTCTGGTGCAGCCGTGGGTAAGTCagtgaagaggaaaatgaaaaggaaacgGTCACCTGGAGACACAGATTCTATATCACCGAACAGGATGCCAGTTCTTGTGAGGGATCATAAGCgacacaaaacacaacataagCTGCGAAGTGGTCCATTGGTTCGTAATGCTAAGGAGATAGATTCAGAAACTGAGGGATATGTACTGTACAGTGGAAAAAGAACTTTGTTTGCCTGGATGATTGATTTGGGCACAGTCCTTCTAAATGCGAAGGTTCATTATAAGGCACCCGAAGATAAAAGTGCAGCATTGGATGGTAAGATCACAGGAGATGGCATTCATTGTGGCTGCTGTGATAAAGTCATTACAATTTCAGAATTTGAAGTTCATGCAGGAAGAAAATTTGGTGATCCCcttcaaaatatatatgtgGAGGAAGGAAAGTCTCTTTTACAGTGTTTGCTAGATTCGTGGAATAAGCAAGATGAATCTGAACGTCAGGGTTTTCATTTTGTTGATGTTGCGGGTGAGGATCCGAATGATGATACTTGTGGGGTCTGTGGAGATGGTGGAGACTTGATATGTTGTGATGGTTGCCCGTCAACATTCCATCAAGACTGCTTGGATATACAA AAGTTTCCATCTGGTGATTGGCACTGCATTTATTGCTGTTGCAAATTTTGTGGGTCAGTTAATGGATGCTCAGACCAAAAGGATAGTGATGATGATCTTACTGTGTCAAAATTACTCACGTGCCGACTATGTGAGCAAAAAT ATCACAGATCCTGCATTGAGGCAAATGATTGCAATACTATTGATTACAATGATGTGATCTTTTGTGGAAACAGATGTCAAGAG TTATCTGAGAGACTTGAAATGCTCCTAGGGGTTAGACATGAAATTGAAGATGGGTATGCTTGGACTTTTATTAGGCGGTCAGATGTTGGCATTGATGATTCTCAGAAAAAACCTCAGATGGTTGAATGTAATTCTAAGCTCGCTGTGGCGTTATCAATAATGGATGAGTGCTTCATGCCGTATATTGATCATAGAAGTGGGGTGAATCTGATCCACAGTATTCTGTATAACCGTGG GTCAAACTTCAATCGTCTGAACTATAGTGGATTTGTTACTGCAATTCTAGAGAGAGGTGATGAGATGATTTGTGCTGCATCTATCAG GATCCATGGAAACCAACTAGCAGAGATGCCATTTATTGGAACCCGCTATATGTACAGGCGACAAGGAATGTGCCGCAGGCTTCTAAACGCCATTGAATTG GGACTCAGCTCTTTAAATGTTGAGTTATTGGTGATACCAGCTATCTCAGAGCTCAGAGAAACTTGGACTTCTGTTTTTGGGTTTGAGCCACTTGAATCAACAATCAAGCAAACAGTACATAATACAAATCTATTGGTATTTCCTCATGTAGATATGTTACAGAAGAAGATATCAAAACATGATATGGCTAGTCATAATCCAATCCCTTCAGAAG CTGTCAATCAAATAGCATATAATTGCAATGGTGCGGGCTCATCTGGATCTGATTTGATCAATTATATTGAGATTCCTCCCTGCCCTAATACATGCCAAATAAATGACGAAGCCACATCTAATGAATCTGATTGTCATCTCCCTGAGGGTTCAGTGAATAATGTACCTGCCGTTGCTAGCAACATTAATGGTTGTAGACAATCTACTAAAGATGACACATGTGAAGTTGTTTGTCACACAGGTGATGAGAATCCAGTGATGgacaacactaaaaaaaatgtttgcgAAGATGTGACTGATACTAGTGGCGTAGCTGGAGATGGCCAGTTGAACACCACATCTTGTATTAACACTGAGGCTACAAAAGTACAGTGTGTTAATGTTTCGTTGGAGGTTACTGAAAACTTACCTAATCATGTTGCAGTATCAAAtgaagttttgtcaaataacaAAAGTGCGGAAGACTCGGAACCCTGCGGTACAGAAAGTATTACAAGGGATTCAAAACTTTCTGCTGACTCTATTCACCAGGATTCATCTATTGTTTCTGACAGTTGTAAACTGAGAAGTGACACTGATTGTGGTCAACAGAACATCATAGGAACAGAAGAAAAACGTGGTGAATTTATTAGTGTTTGTGGTTCTAATGGTAGACCCAATGGTGATTGTGCCTCTGGGGAAGGTACTGCCGCCACTAATGAGTTATTGCACCTTCCATCACAGGACATGACCAATAAGAAGCCTTGGGTGAAAGGGTCTTCAGATCTACCTGAGCCTGATTTGCAGGTGGATCAAACAGAAGAGAACAGTGCTCCCTCCCCATGGAGCCCTAACACTGCTTCTGGTTGTGCATCTACTGGCAGTGCTTCTCGTGGTAGTACAGAGGGGATTTTTTTGTCAAACCAAGCCAGTTGA
- the LOC114191277 gene encoding uncharacterized protein LOC114191277: protein MWLLEVLVVGLCRVFYKTSGGALKVRLLEFLEFYNMWRARAMANRRRRDTAGADDIAQAIHRMVDAMQPIAMPPRAVVAPTRPVSMEDFMKHRPAKFSSKATPDEANAWMRECEKICRVLGCTDEQRLLFVTFLLVADTEYWWQGMQQLMQTCEEQVTWTAFRTRFLEKYFPDSARHEREAEFLTLQQGTMTVAAYIERFEYLARFYTPAVTEEWRCRKFEGGLKHELRRFLVPLRIREFPVLVEQAKTVEQLETGSSSGGKQQRTTPNVRPQRKPYSRLPTTWGRLQCYNCGGEHLRRDCTRPASNTGGGSSTGKCYVCQQTGHFARQCPNRRPASGVPAKRPVGDRPRAPGRVFALTTTEAKQSDSLLQFLCLLCDHEVVVLFDSGATHSFVSNECVRRLGLTMRELGCELLVATLASGEVSTTSMCVGCPMEVAGRRFRLNLICLPMKGLDVILGMDWLSSNHVVIDCGQRKIVFPDTVGLELISSNQAVREIEAGATCYMIVAQAEKMSTAEKISRIPVVDEYADVFPDEIPELPPSRDVDFSIDLIPGAGPVFMAPYRMAPAELAELKKQIEDLLEKNSRLCVDYRQLNKLTIKNKYPLPRIDDLLDQLRGAAVFSKIDLRSGYHQILVRPEDVQKIAFRSRYGHYEYVVMPFGVTNAPTIFMDYMNRIFRPYLDQFVVVFIDDILIYSESREEHAEHLRVVLGILREHQLYGKLSKCEFWLEEVQFMGHVISAQGIAVDPAKIETVVKWERPQTVSEVQSFLGLAGYYRRFVEGFSKMLSPLTQLTRKDQPFSWTNECEACFEDMKRRLTTAPILAIPDTTKTFEVYCDASYQGLGCVLMQDKRPVAYASRQLKVHEKNYPTHDLELAAVVFALKTWRHYLYGAQFQVFNDHKSLKYLFDQKELI, encoded by the exons atgtGGCTGCTAGAAGTCCTAGTTGTTGGACTTTGTAGGGTGTTCTACAAGACTTCTGGTGGTGCTTTAAAGGTGAGattgctggagttccttgagtt CTATAATATGTGGCGTGCACGAGCTATGGCTAACCGTAGGAGGAGGGACACAGCTGGAGCTGATGACATAGCTCAGGCGATCCATCGTATGGTGGACGCGATGCAGCCCATAGCGATGCCACCCAGAGCTGTAGTGGCACCTACCCGACCAGTATCTATGGAGGATTTCATGAAACACCGGCCGGCCAAGTTCTCTAGCAAGGCCACTCCTGATGAGGCAAATGCCTGGATGCGAGAATGCGAGAAGATCTGTAGAGTGCTAGGGTGCACGGATGAGCAGAGGCTGTTGTTTGTCACATTTCTCTTGGTGGCAGACACAGAGtattggtggcaggggatgcagCAGTTGATGCAGACCTGTGAGGAGCAGGTGACATGGACTGccttcaggacgaggttcctggagaagtaCTTTCCCGACAGTGCGAGGCACGAGCGGGAGGCAGAGTTCCTTACTCTTCAGCAGGGGACCATGACTGTGGCGGCATACATAGAGAGGTTCGAATATCTGGCGCGTTTCTACACTCCAGCAGTCACCGAGgagtggaggtgtaggaagtTTGAGGGCGGCCTAAAACATGAGTTACGCCGTTTCTTGGTGCCACTTCGGATTAGAGAGTTTCCAGTTTTGGTCGAGCAGGCCAAGACTGTGGAGCAGTTGGAGACCGGGTCGAGTAGTGGAGGGAAACAGCAGAGGACTACTCCAAATGTTAGACCACAGAGAAAACCTTATAGCAGACTGCCGACTACCTGGGGGAGGCTACAATGTTATAACTGTGGCGGGGAACACTTGAGGAGGGATTGCACTAGACCGGCCAGCAATACCGGTGGAGGCAGTAGCACTGGTAAGTGCTATGTGTGTCAGCAGACAGGGCACTTTGCACGTCAGTGTCCTAACAGAAGACCAGCTAGCGGTGTGCCAGCTAAGAGGCCAGTAGGAGACCGACCCAGAGCACCGGGGCGTGTGTTCGCCTTGACGACTACAGAGGCGAAACAGTCAGATAGCCTTTTGCAGTTTCTATGTTTGTTGTGTGACCACGAGGTAGTGGTGTTGTTCGACTCGGGAGCCACTCATTCGTTTGTGTCTAACgaatgtgtgaggaggctcGGGCTCACGATGCGAGAGCTGGGGTGCGAGCTTTTAGTTGCGACGCTAGCGTCtggagaggtatccaccacttcTATGTGCGTGGGGTGTCCTATGGAGGTGGCAGGCCGTAGGTTCAGGCTGAATCTCATATGCTTGCCGATGAAGGGTTTAGATGTGATTCTGGGCATGGATTGGTTGTCGAGTAACCATGTCGTCATTGATTGCGGGCAGCGCAAGATAGTGTTTCCTGATACGGTGGGGTTAGAACTTATCTCATCTAATCAGGCAGTGAGGGAGATTGAGGCTGGAGCTACATGTTACATGATTGTGGCTCAGGCAGAGAAGATGAGCACGGCCGAGAAGATCAGCAGGATTCCGGTAGTAGATGAATACGCAGATGTATTTCCGGATGAGATTCCAGAACTACCGCCTAGCAGGGATGTAGATTTCtccattgatctcatccctggCGCTGGGCCAGTTTTTATGGCACCGTACAGAATGGCGCCTGCTGAGTTAGCTGAGCTAAAGAAACAGATTGAGGatctgcttgagaagaa ctcccggttgtgtgttgattaccGACAGCTGAATAAGCTAacgataaagaataagtacccgTTGCCGAGGATTGACGATCTATTAGATCAGTTGAGGGGAGCTGCGGTGTTCTCAAAAATAGACTTGAGATCTGGGTATCATCAGATCCTTGTCAGGCCGGAGGATGTTCAGAAGATAGCCTTTCGATCACGGTATGGTcactacgagtatgtagtgatgccaTTTGGGGTGACCAATGCGCCgactatattcatggattacatgaataggattttcAGGCCATATCTGGATCAGTTTGTAGTAGTGTTTATCGATGACATTTTGATCTACTCCGAGAGCAGGGAAGAACACGCAGAGCATCTGAGAGTAGTATTGGGGATTCTCAGAGAGCACCAGTTGTATGGAAAATTGTCGaaatgtgaattctggttggAAGAGGTACAATTCATGGGTCATGTGATCTCAGCCCAAGGAATAGCCGTTGATCCGGCAAAGATAGAGACtgtggtgaagtgggagaggccCCAAACAGTTTCAGAGGTGCAGAGTTTTCTGGGTTTGGCAGGGTATTATCGACGGTTTGTGGAGGGTTTCTCCAAGATGTTGAGTCCTCTTACACAGCTTACGAGAAAGGACCAACCTTTCTCGTGGACAAACGAGTGTGAAGCTTGCTTCGAGGATATGAAGAGAAGACTGACCACCGCACCGATATTGGCAATCCCTGACACGACTAAAACAtttgaggtgtactgtgatgcctcGTATCAGGGGTTAGGCTGTGTGCTGATGCAGGATAAACGGCCTGTAGCTTATGCATCGAGacagttgaaggtgcatgagaagaattacccgaCACACGACTTGGAGTTAGCGGCAGTCGTGTTTGCCCTCAAGACATGGAGGCATTACTTGTATGGAGCGCAGTTCCAAGTATTCAACGATCATAAAAgcttgaaatacttgtttgatcagaaagagTTGATATGA